In the Populus trichocarpa isolate Nisqually-1 chromosome 1, P.trichocarpa_v4.1, whole genome shotgun sequence genome, one interval contains:
- the LOC7476833 gene encoding WAT1-related protein At5g07050, whose protein sequence is MKNLGCCSKFLESSKPYFAMISLQFGYAGMNIITKVSLNRGMSHYVLVVYRHAIATAVIAPFALIFERKMQPRITFPVFMQIFVLALLGPVIDQNFYYAGLKFTSPTFSCAMSNMLPAMTFVMAVIFRMEKLDMKKVRCQAKLVGTAVTVAGAMLMTLYKGPIVEMLWSKHIHPRKSFVTDTTGTTDKDWFKGSIFLIIATLAWSSLFVLQTKALKTYKNHQLSLTSLMCFIGTLQAIAVTFVMEHKPSVWAIGWDMNLLAAAYAGIVTSSISYYVQGIVIKKKGPVFATAFSPLMMIIVAIMGSFILAEKIFLGGIVGSVLIVIGLYSVLWGKHKEKMEIDPEEIPEPVKGVQGNGNSMLVIEDIEANEVKLQKAKPAISNFSATAMSMPMALPGLPIKENQEPRA, encoded by the exons ATGAAGAACCTAGGGTGTTGCAGCAAGTTCCTTGAGAGTTCAAAACCCTACTTTGCCATGATCTCTTTACAGTTTGGTTATGCCGGCATGAATATTATAACAAAAGTGTCACTTAACCGTGGTATGAGCCACTATGTCCTCGTGGTTTATCGCCATGCCATTGCCACTGCAGTCATAGCTCCATTTGCTCTGATTTTTGAGAG GAAAATGCAACCGAGGATCACCTTCCCTGTTTTCATGCAGATATTTGTCCTTGCCCTTCTTGG ACCTGTGATAGACCAGAACTTTTACTATGCTGGGCTGAAGTTCACTTCCCCAACTTTCTCCTGTGCAATGAGCAACATGCTTCCTGCTATGACATTTGTCATGGCTGTCATATTCCG GATGGAGAAACTGGACATGAAGAAAGTGAGGTGCCAAGCAAAGCTGGTGGGAACTGCAGTGACAGTTGCTGGGGCAATGTTGATGACCTTGTACAAGGGTCCTATTGTAGAGATGCTGTGGTCTAAGCATATCCATCCACGTAAATCCTTTGTGACTGATACCACAGGAACAACTGACAAAGACTGGTTTAAGGGCTCCATTTTTCTTATCATTGCTACTCTTGCCTGGTCTTCCTTGTTTGTTTTGCAA ACCAAAGCATTGAAGACATACAAGAACCACCAGCTTTCTCTCACATCACTTATGTGCTTCATTGGAACCCTGCAAGCTATTGCCGTGACATTTGTGATGGAGCACAAGCCCTCTGTTTGGGCAATTGGCTGGGACATGAACCTACTTGCTGCTGCCTATGCT GGGATTGTGACATCGAGCATCTCATACTATGTCCAAGGAATAGTGATAAAGAAGAAAGGTCCAGTTTTTGCTACTGCCTTTAGCCCCTTGATGATGATCATTGTTGCCATCATGGGCTCCTTCATCTTGGCAGAAAAAATATTCCTTGGAGG TATTGTTGGTTCAGTCCTGATAGTCATAGGCCTGTACTCAGTCCTGTGGGGGAAGCACAAGGAGAAAATGGAGATCGACCCGGAGGAGATACCAGAACCAGTAAAGGGTGTTCAAGGAAATGGCAATTCAATGCTAGTGATAGAAGATATTGAAGCAAATGAAGTTAAGTTGCAAAAAGCAAAACCCGCCATCAGCAATTTCTCTGCAACGGCCATGAGCATGCCCATGGCCCTACCAGGCCTTCCAATCAAAGAGAACCAGGAGCCAAGAGCCTGA